The following coding sequences lie in one uncultured Mailhella sp. genomic window:
- a CDS encoding restriction endonuclease subunit S, which produces MKSYKWREVLSIVNGKNQKYVENPNGTYPIYGSGGIIGYATDFLCPENSIILGRKGSINKPIFVKEKFWNVDTAFGIIPNKNILLPLFLYYFCIFFNFEKLNTTVTIPSLTKSNLFDITINIPDLKIQTKITNILSKIDIIIYQKTVQLSKLDTLVKSRFVEMFGDPVKNPLGWNTSPFLSMGYCKNGMNFHTGDSGIKMHCLGVGDFKDYSIIDGTDHLPTISLKETPPEESMLQDGDILFVRSNGNKALVGRSLVVYPHNTPTTYSGFCIRYRLTSFDVNITYLLCVLKTDSIRKKMIGRGANIQNINQQTLATLDIPTPPIDLQEKFAAFVEQVDKSKLAVKQSLEKLETLKKSLMQDYFG; this is translated from the coding sequence ATGAAATCCTACAAATGGCGAGAAGTGCTTTCTATTGTCAATGGTAAGAATCAAAAATACGTTGAAAACCCAAATGGAACATATCCTATTTATGGAAGTGGAGGTATTATAGGGTATGCGACTGACTTTCTATGTCCTGAAAATTCCATCATATTAGGAAGAAAAGGATCTATCAATAAACCTATTTTTGTAAAAGAAAAATTCTGGAATGTTGATACTGCATTTGGAATTATTCCAAATAAGAATATATTACTACCTCTTTTTCTATATTATTTTTGTATATTTTTTAATTTTGAAAAATTAAATACAACAGTAACAATTCCAAGCCTTACAAAATCTAATCTTTTTGATATAACTATAAACATTCCAGATTTAAAAATACAAACAAAAATTACCAATATTCTTAGCAAAATAGATATAATTATATATCAAAAAACAGTTCAGTTATCAAAATTAGACACTCTCGTTAAATCCCGATTTGTCGAGATGTTTGGAGACCCGGTTAAAAATCCTCTTGGATGGAATACTAGCCCCTTCCTCAGCATGGGATACTGTAAAAACGGCATGAACTTCCACACAGGCGATAGTGGAATAAAAATGCACTGCCTAGGGGTTGGAGATTTTAAAGACTATTCTATTATTGATGGTACAGACCATTTGCCCACGATATCTCTGAAAGAAACACCACCAGAAGAAAGCATGCTACAAGATGGTGATATCCTCTTCGTTCGCTCCAATGGTAATAAAGCTCTTGTCGGTCGTTCTTTGGTTGTTTATCCCCATAATACGCCAACCACTTACAGCGGTTTCTGTATTCGCTATCGTTTAACGAGCTTCGATGTTAATATAACCTATTTATTATGCGTGTTAAAAACAGATTCAATACGAAAAAAAATGATAGGTCGTGGAGCTAATATTCAGAATATTAATCAACAAACTCTTGCTACCTTAGATATTCCTACTCCACCAATAGATCTTCAAGAAAAATTTGCAGCCTTCGTCGAACAGGTCGACAAATCAAAATTGGCAGTGAAGCAGAGCCTTGAAAAATTGGAAACTCTAAAAAAATCTCTGATGCAGGACTATTTCGGCTGA
- the xerA gene encoding site-specific tyrosine recombinase/integron integrase, with protein MKDQIIAEIERSMLLHLDNAQMEQLHFVLTSTLWNVSLLPVEKEQQVKHDPDNVELVSMFLSSKKVEGCSDKTIKYYNACLSKLFSLLPKQAFRITTEDLRQYLAEYQVNRSCSKTNIDNIRRILSSFFAWLEDECYILKSPVRRIHKIRTNKPIKETYSDEMLETMRDNCGNLRDLAIIDLLASTGMRVGELVRLNRADIDFENRECVVLGKGSKERPVYFDARTKIHLKNYLASRTDENPALFVSLLHPFKRLEISGVEIRLRQLGRRLNITRVHPHKFRRTLATRAIDKGMPIEQVQRLLGHTKIDTTMQYAMVDQQNVKQAHRRFIG; from the coding sequence ATGAAAGATCAAATCATCGCTGAAATCGAACGCTCCATGCTGCTCCACCTGGACAATGCCCAGATGGAGCAGCTCCATTTTGTCCTGACTTCTACCCTCTGGAATGTCTCCCTTCTCCCTGTGGAAAAAGAACAACAGGTCAAACATGATCCCGACAATGTCGAACTTGTATCCATGTTTCTTTCTTCAAAAAAAGTTGAAGGATGCAGCGATAAAACTATAAAATATTATAACGCGTGCTTATCTAAACTTTTTTCCTTACTTCCAAAGCAAGCATTCCGCATAACCACAGAAGATTTGCGCCAATATCTTGCAGAATATCAAGTCAACCGATCCTGCAGCAAAACGAATATTGATAACATACGACGAATTCTTTCCAGTTTTTTCGCATGGCTTGAAGATGAATGCTATATTTTAAAAAGTCCTGTTCGGCGTATTCACAAAATACGAACGAACAAACCCATAAAAGAAACTTACTCTGATGAAATGCTGGAAACCATGCGCGATAATTGCGGCAATCTACGCGACCTCGCTATTATTGACCTACTGGCCTCGACAGGAATGAGGGTGGGGGAACTGGTACGCTTGAACAGAGCTGATATCGACTTTGAAAACCGCGAATGCGTAGTGCTCGGAAAAGGCAGCAAAGAACGCCCTGTTTATTTTGATGCCAGAACGAAGATTCACCTGAAAAACTATCTTGCCTCTCGAACAGACGAAAATCCGGCCTTATTTGTTTCTTTGCTCCACCCCTTTAAAAGACTTGAGATAAGCGGCGTGGAGATTCGTCTTCGGCAACTTGGCAGAAGACTGAATATCACCAGAGTGCATCCCCACAAATTCCGCCGAACGCTTGCTACCCGGGCCATCGACAAAGGAATGCCCATTGAACAGGTGCAGCGCCTCCTGGGACATACAAAAATCGACACCACCATGCAATACGCCATGGTTGACCAACAAAACGTCAAACAGGCCCATCGGCGGTTCATCGGCTAA
- a CDS encoding restriction endonuclease subunit S, giving the protein MTNKTSNRPIGGSSANLKSRFIEMFGDMLLNTKMWNKQPLESMADIVSGITKGRKIKGQSMIKVPYMAVSNVKDGYIDWTTVKTIEATEQEIEQYQLLPDDVLMTEGGDPDKLGRGAIIKETLENCIHQNHIFRVRLNESVILPVFFAEYLKHQKSKRYFIGCAKQTTGIASINMRQLKALPVLLPPLALQEQFAAFVEQVDKSKFLCRFTLKKFTAMMTHKRRCMYA; this is encoded by the coding sequence TTGACCAACAAAACGTCAAACAGGCCCATCGGCGGTTCATCGGCTAATCTCAAATCCCGATTTATCGAGATGTTTGGAGATATGCTTTTAAATACAAAGATGTGGAATAAACAGCCTCTGGAATCAATGGCGGATATTGTTTCGGGCATTACGAAAGGGCGTAAAATCAAAGGACAAAGTATGATAAAAGTCCCATACATGGCTGTATCAAATGTAAAGGATGGCTATATTGATTGGACTACCGTTAAAACTATTGAAGCAACAGAACAGGAAATTGAACAGTATCAGTTATTACCAGATGACGTGTTGATGACAGAAGGTGGCGATCCTGATAAACTCGGTAGAGGGGCCATTATCAAAGAAACTTTAGAAAATTGTATTCATCAAAATCATATATTCCGTGTTCGTTTAAATGAGTCAGTGATTTTGCCGGTTTTCTTTGCAGAGTACTTAAAGCATCAAAAATCTAAGCGTTATTTTATTGGGTGTGCAAAACAGACTACTGGAATTGCAAGCATCAACATGAGGCAATTAAAAGCATTACCGGTCCTACTTCCACCGCTGGCACTACAGGAGCAATTTGCAGCCTTCGTCGAACAGGTCGACAAATCAAAATTTCTTTGTCGGTTTACACTAAAAAAGTTCACGGCTATGATGACCCACAAGAGGAGATGCATGTATGCCTAA
- a CDS encoding DEAD/DEAH box helicase family protein: MPNFDFLNGRKEFSMFAASAIEAEKVFATSPVMCVIGCRKALELAVKWVYAVDKSIQAPYKDTLSSLIHEYTFKKQLPGLLFDKIKGIVTFGNIAVHTNKTVPSAFAVQALKSLFEFIQWVDYSYGNDYKIHTFDERLIPQMHVLLDMQKIREQESLLGEKNAEIERLQQQLASLADKYTEEKEHNRQSRTLTIEDLSEFKTRKIYIDAMLFSMNWKLEGPDSDVSQEYEVEGMADVPGQKGYADYVLWGRDHKPLAVVEAKKACKDPNTGRTQANLYADCLERRFGQRPVMFTTNGFDTFFWDDKGSTPRKVSCIFSRADLEKIIERRSSKLPLKSISISDDITNRYYQKAAIRAVCEEISCGVRKHLLVMATGTGKTRTAASLVDVLSRGHHITNVLFLADRTALVSQAKKDFKAYLPNMSLCNLCTNKDDASARIVFSTYPTIANAIDRSKRDDGDMLFSPARFDLIIIDESHRSIFKKYRAIFEYFDAILLGLTATPKTEVSRNTYEFFELENGVPTYAYDYDTAVYQDHVLVPYYNYEVTTKFLSEGITYDELSDDDRERYEDDFTEDGVMPDFVPSQALNDFVFNQKTVDLVLQDLMERGIKVNGGERIGKTIIFAQNKKHAEFILERFNKLYPQYHGTWASRVICDDSYAQTVIDNFKKADETPYIVVSVDMMDTGIDVPECVNLVFFKKVRSKTKFWQMIGRGTRLCPELICTDLIEGTEYTSKKRFLIFDYCGNFEFFRQVKNTTEGEVPVSLSENIFRKGIRLIAAFQDGSKSDEVYQLWRRELTESSLRQIAALNTELFHVRLALKHVEKFKKPEAFVCLSELDQQELTEHIAPLVHFDDPDDMALRFDNFIYGFILNALDESPRVKHNLAQLIKTVRLLEKKSSIPQVAEKLSLIRQIADPDFWKEIDICKLEHIRRELRSLICFLDEGSKRKDIITILTDPVLQSTEGAPLPSDDPFESYRMKVNRYIEEHKNSLAIHNLTHNIPLTRKDYEELERVFTQELGSREDYQKTFGDTPFGLLIRKIAQMDHEAALAAFSEFINDQSLNSRQIAFVQKVITHIEQNGYVEDLSILAKPPFDKPAKLLDFDKLQQEKLLAVIRSVRDNALVM, from the coding sequence ATGCCTAACTTCGACTTTCTGAACGGCCGCAAAGAGTTCTCCATGTTCGCCGCTTCCGCCATAGAGGCGGAAAAGGTCTTTGCCACGTCGCCCGTCATGTGCGTCATCGGCTGCCGCAAGGCTCTGGAGCTAGCCGTGAAGTGGGTCTACGCTGTCGATAAAAGTATACAGGCTCCCTATAAGGATACCCTCTCCTCGCTCATCCACGAGTACACCTTCAAAAAACAGCTCCCCGGCCTTCTGTTCGACAAAATCAAAGGCATCGTCACGTTCGGCAACATTGCCGTCCATACCAATAAGACCGTTCCTTCCGCTTTTGCCGTGCAGGCATTGAAAAGCCTTTTTGAATTCATTCAATGGGTCGATTATTCCTACGGTAACGACTATAAAATACACACCTTCGATGAACGACTGATTCCCCAAATGCATGTCCTCCTTGATATGCAGAAAATCCGAGAACAGGAAAGTCTGCTCGGCGAAAAAAACGCGGAAATAGAACGCCTCCAGCAGCAGCTTGCCTCATTGGCGGACAAATACACCGAAGAGAAGGAACACAACCGCCAGAGCCGCACCCTCACCATAGAAGACCTTTCCGAGTTCAAGACCCGAAAGATTTATATCGACGCCATGCTCTTCAGCATGAACTGGAAACTGGAAGGGCCGGACAGCGACGTTTCTCAGGAATACGAAGTGGAGGGCATGGCCGACGTTCCCGGTCAGAAGGGCTATGCGGACTATGTACTCTGGGGCAGAGACCACAAACCGCTCGCCGTGGTGGAAGCCAAAAAGGCCTGCAAGGACCCCAATACCGGAAGAACACAGGCCAATCTCTACGCCGACTGTCTCGAACGCCGTTTCGGGCAACGCCCCGTCATGTTCACGACCAACGGATTCGATACCTTTTTCTGGGACGACAAGGGCAGCACCCCGCGGAAGGTAAGCTGCATATTCAGCAGGGCCGACCTGGAAAAAATCATCGAACGGCGCTCATCCAAACTGCCGCTTAAAAGCATCAGCATAAGCGACGACATCACAAACCGCTACTATCAGAAGGCAGCCATCCGCGCTGTATGCGAAGAAATCAGCTGCGGCGTGCGGAAGCATCTTCTCGTCATGGCGACAGGCACCGGCAAAACCAGAACGGCCGCCAGCCTAGTCGATGTACTGAGCCGGGGGCATCACATCACCAACGTGCTCTTCCTCGCCGACAGAACGGCGCTTGTTTCGCAGGCTAAAAAAGACTTCAAAGCGTACCTGCCGAACATGTCGCTCTGCAATCTGTGCACCAACAAAGACGACGCTTCCGCTCGAATCGTTTTCTCCACCTACCCCACCATCGCGAACGCCATCGACCGCTCAAAGCGCGATGACGGCGACATGCTGTTCTCTCCCGCGCGCTTCGACCTTATCATCATCGACGAAAGCCACCGGAGCATCTTCAAAAAATATCGCGCCATCTTTGAATACTTCGACGCCATTCTTCTCGGTCTGACCGCTACGCCCAAAACCGAAGTTTCCAGAAACACCTATGAATTCTTCGAACTCGAAAACGGCGTCCCCACCTATGCCTACGACTACGATACCGCCGTGTATCAGGATCACGTGCTGGTGCCGTACTACAACTATGAAGTCACGACAAAATTTCTCTCGGAGGGCATTACCTACGATGAGCTTTCCGACGATGACAGGGAACGCTATGAAGACGACTTTACCGAAGACGGCGTCATGCCGGACTTCGTGCCTTCACAGGCGCTGAACGACTTTGTCTTCAACCAGAAAACCGTGGACCTCGTGCTTCAGGACCTCATGGAGCGCGGCATAAAGGTGAACGGCGGCGAACGCATCGGCAAGACCATCATCTTCGCCCAGAACAAAAAGCACGCCGAGTTCATTCTGGAACGCTTCAACAAGCTTTATCCGCAGTATCACGGCACATGGGCCAGCCGCGTCATCTGCGACGACAGTTACGCCCAGACCGTCATCGACAACTTCAAGAAAGCCGACGAAACGCCGTATATCGTGGTTTCCGTGGACATGATGGACACGGGCATCGACGTGCCGGAATGTGTGAATCTGGTATTCTTTAAAAAAGTCCGCTCAAAAACCAAATTCTGGCAGATGATTGGACGCGGTACGCGCCTCTGCCCGGAACTCATCTGTACCGACCTCATAGAAGGCACGGAGTACACCAGCAAAAAACGCTTCCTCATCTTCGACTACTGCGGCAACTTCGAGTTCTTCCGACAGGTCAAAAACACCACGGAGGGAGAAGTTCCAGTCTCGCTTTCAGAAAATATTTTCAGAAAAGGCATCCGACTGATCGCGGCGTTTCAGGACGGATCGAAATCCGATGAAGTTTATCAGCTCTGGCGCAGGGAACTGACGGAATCCAGCCTCCGGCAGATTGCTGCCCTCAACACGGAGCTCTTTCATGTCCGGCTCGCCCTGAAGCATGTGGAGAAATTCAAAAAGCCGGAAGCGTTTGTCTGCCTTTCCGAACTGGATCAGCAGGAACTGACGGAACACATCGCCCCTCTGGTGCATTTCGATGATCCCGACGACATGGCCCTGCGCTTCGATAATTTCATCTACGGCTTCATCCTGAATGCGCTGGATGAAAGCCCACGCGTCAAGCACAATCTGGCTCAGCTCATCAAGACGGTCAGACTCCTTGAAAAAAAATCCTCCATCCCGCAGGTTGCGGAAAAGCTGTCGCTAATCCGGCAGATTGCCGACCCGGACTTCTGGAAGGAAATCGACATCTGTAAGCTGGAACATATCCGTCGGGAACTTCGCTCGCTTATCTGCTTTCTGGATGAAGGCAGCAAAAGAAAGGACATCATCACCATTTTGACCGACCCCGTGCTGCAATCGACCGAGGGCGCACCTCTGCCCTCCGACGATCCCTTTGAAAGTTACAGAATGAAGGTCAACCGCTACATTGAGGAGCACAAAAATTCCCTAGCCATTCATAACCTGACGCACAATATTCCCCTGACCAGAAAGGACTACGAGGAACTGGAACGCGTCTTTACGCAGGAGCTCGGCAGCAGAGAAGACTACCAAAAGACTTTCGGCGACACGCCCTTCGGCCTGCTGATACGCAAAATCGCCCAAATGGATCATGAGGCCGCTCTTGCCGCGTTCTCGGAATTCATCAACGACCAGTCGCTGAACTCCCGCCAGATAGCCTTCGTCCAGAAGGTCATCACGCATATCGAACAGAACGGCTATGTCGAAGATCTTTCCATCCTTGCAAAGCCGCCATTCGACAAGCCGGCAAAGCTTCTGGACTTCGACAAGCTCCAGCAGGAGAAACTGCTTGCCGTTATCCGGTCGGTACGGGATAATGCTCTGGTGATGTAG
- a CDS encoding ankyrin repeat domain-containing protein gives MRIYRIIIAVLSILIVSGCIPKQEQNSAVPSVSNDDYTELSSHERLEDAIFKYDHKTFQKLLAESPDADKNKLLALAVFVGDIDIMKTLLKAGADPNYHPDEGNIEANLLFVPSLIHSTEIPKLLIDSGTDIHFRTSDGLTALHAAVEFQDIEKAALLIQRGINVNARSLKGNTPLHTATGTSSTLGYIVDKFEQEGIKLSQKDKNELELHLRATQLEMVSLLLEKGANPNAANKGKLTPLHNAARHGRSQVVRKLITYHANVNILDGQGCTPLVWAIKSDSLETVEVLLANGSDMKKITSPYFSPLHMSAAKGNLAITKALISHGATINHPIMIDDGESNITPLHVAATNNFPEIADLLIKKGADVTVKTSKGQTVLDIINERPERINKFQKSGVFWKINDALYNAL, from the coding sequence ATGCGAATTTATCGGATTATTATAGCCGTACTCTCGATTTTGATTGTCTCTGGGTGTATACCGAAACAGGAACAAAATTCTGCCGTCCCGTCTGTCTCCAATGATGACTACACAGAGCTTTCTTCTCATGAACGCTTGGAAGATGCCATATTCAAGTATGACCACAAGACTTTCCAAAAATTACTGGCAGAATCACCCGACGCAGATAAAAACAAGCTGTTAGCTCTTGCCGTTTTTGTCGGCGATATCGACATCATGAAAACTCTATTAAAAGCTGGCGCTGATCCTAACTATCATCCAGATGAAGGCAATATTGAGGCAAATCTGCTTTTTGTTCCCAGTCTTATTCACTCTACAGAGATACCAAAACTCCTTATTGATTCCGGAACTGACATACACTTCAGAACCAGTGATGGACTCACTGCCCTTCATGCTGCCGTAGAATTTCAGGATATTGAAAAAGCTGCTCTGCTTATTCAGCGTGGAATAAATGTTAATGCCCGCTCATTGAAAGGGAATACACCACTACATACGGCAACAGGGACAAGCTCAACACTCGGCTATATAGTTGATAAATTTGAACAAGAAGGTATTAAACTTTCGCAAAAAGATAAAAATGAACTGGAATTACATTTGAGAGCGACTCAGTTGGAAATGGTATCTCTGCTACTGGAAAAAGGTGCGAACCCCAACGCCGCCAACAAAGGTAAACTCACGCCTCTACATAATGCTGCTCGTCATGGACGATCGCAAGTTGTAAGAAAACTCATAACATATCATGCAAATGTAAATATTCTTGATGGCCAAGGCTGTACTCCCCTTGTTTGGGCTATAAAATCCGACAGTCTCGAAACTGTAGAAGTTCTACTTGCTAATGGCTCTGATATGAAAAAGATCACATCACCTTATTTCAGTCCTCTTCATATGTCTGCAGCAAAAGGTAATCTTGCGATTACTAAGGCTCTTATATCGCATGGAGCAACAATTAATCACCCTATCATGATAGATGATGGCGAGAGTAACATCACCCCCTTGCATGTAGCTGCGACAAACAATTTTCCTGAAATAGCCGACCTGCTCATCAAGAAAGGCGCCGATGTTACTGTTAAAACCTCAAAAGGCCAGACCGTTCTGGATATCATCAATGAACGCCCTGAAAGAATAAACAAATTCCAAAAAAGCGGTGTATTTTGGAAAATCAATGACGCTCTCTATAATGCCCTGTAA
- a CDS encoding transposase, whose amino-acid sequence MKFWEISDSFWEVVKPLIPETVRDPEKVYQRIAGGGRKPLDYRKVFSAIVYVLKTGTQWKSLPKEFYGSPSSIHAYFKKWEAQGLFSELWKKGLAEFEEMKGIAWEWTLDTTRSAKAAAGRSAKLEDGSDAPEECRIWRPVISRRSRERAKALCDKATALFTDTFKS is encoded by the coding sequence ATGAAATTCTGGGAAATTTCCGATTCCTTCTGGGAAGTTGTCAAACCGCTCATTCCGGAAACCGTCCGTGATCCGGAAAAGGTTTATCAGCGCATCGCTGGCGGCGGACGCAAGCCGCTCGACTATCGCAAAGTCTTTTCGGCCATCGTCTATGTGCTGAAAACCGGCACCCAGTGGAAGTCTCTGCCCAAGGAATTCTACGGCAGCCCCAGCTCCATCCACGCCTACTTCAAAAAATGGGAAGCTCAGGGACTGTTCAGCGAGCTCTGGAAGAAAGGCCTTGCAGAATTTGAAGAAATGAAGGGCATTGCCTGGGAATGGACCCTCGACACCACCCGCAGCGCCAAAGCCGCCGCCGGACGCTCCGCCAAGCTCGAAGACGGCTCCGACGCCCCCGAAGAATGCCGCATCTGGAGACCCGTCATCAGCCGCAGAAGCAGGGAACGCGCCAAGGCGCTCTGCGACAAGGCCACCGCATTATTTACGGATACATTCAAATCTTGA
- a CDS encoding outer membrane protein transport protein, with amino-acid sequence MNRFFSGARLCGALLVSLTLLFPVSRAQAEGFAIMENSARGMALAGGLIARGGDPSTLAYNPAAMTLLDGTQMQANLAVSQFYWGVDTRTLSGQDTGNYHSAHQTWPIPSFYITHQINDNVWFGLASYTRFGLGVKYPNEWPGGANLQSVQLITNSLNPSIAYKFNDHLSLAVGVEMMTASMQMRKNLNQNALLQQVPPMFGEPGDLNLNGHGVSFGGNVALHLRLNDQWSMGLTYRAPMSLKVSGKTRYDNQLGQTPLASMLPAISKIQNSRLRGTLHLPDSIGFGVAYNPTENLSFEADAVYTLWSRFRDFNIYMKDPVNMWENSDRHWRNSWTLGISGEYKPVDWMALRLGFMYETSPMNLGNADYMVPSNGRNYYTAGVGFFYKNWTLDLAYMYIHNHVLDYSDSARLHTLSGVVPGRTTHPHAHNFGIGIGYKF; translated from the coding sequence ATGAACCGTTTCTTCTCCGGCGCTCGTCTTTGCGGAGCGCTCCTTGTTTCTCTCACCCTTCTCTTCCCGGTGTCCCGCGCGCAGGCGGAAGGGTTCGCCATCATGGAAAACAGCGCCCGCGGCATGGCGCTCGCCGGCGGCCTTATCGCCCGCGGCGGCGATCCTTCCACGCTCGCCTACAACCCTGCGGCCATGACGCTCCTCGACGGCACGCAGATGCAGGCCAACCTCGCCGTTTCCCAGTTCTACTGGGGCGTGGACACCAGAACCCTGTCGGGGCAGGATACCGGAAACTATCACAGCGCCCATCAGACCTGGCCCATTCCCTCCTTCTACATCACCCACCAGATCAACGACAATGTCTGGTTCGGTCTGGCTTCCTACACCCGCTTCGGCCTCGGCGTGAAGTATCCCAATGAATGGCCCGGCGGCGCCAACCTCCAGAGCGTGCAGCTCATCACCAATTCGCTCAATCCCAGCATCGCCTACAAGTTCAACGATCATCTCTCCCTCGCCGTGGGCGTGGAAATGATGACCGCTTCCATGCAGATGCGCAAAAATCTCAATCAGAATGCGCTGCTCCAGCAGGTTCCGCCCATGTTCGGCGAACCCGGCGACCTCAACCTGAACGGTCACGGCGTTTCCTTCGGCGGCAACGTGGCCCTGCATCTGAGACTCAACGATCAGTGGTCCATGGGCCTCACCTATCGCGCGCCCATGAGCCTCAAGGTCAGCGGCAAAACCCGCTACGACAATCAGCTCGGTCAGACGCCTCTCGCCAGCATGCTTCCCGCGATCAGCAAAATTCAGAATTCCCGTCTGCGCGGAACCCTGCATCTGCCCGATTCCATCGGCTTCGGCGTGGCCTACAACCCCACGGAAAATCTGAGCTTTGAAGCCGACGCCGTCTATACGCTCTGGAGCCGTTTCCGCGACTTCAACATCTACATGAAAGACCCGGTCAACATGTGGGAAAATTCCGACAGGCACTGGAGAAACAGCTGGACCCTCGGCATTTCCGGCGAATACAAGCCCGTGGACTGGATGGCCCTGCGCCTCGGCTTCATGTATGAAACCTCGCCCATGAACCTCGGCAACGCCGACTACATGGTTCCTTCCAACGGCCGCAACTACTACACCGCCGGCGTGGGCTTCTTCTACAAGAACTGGACCCTCGACCTCGCGTACATGTACATCCACAACCACGTGCTCGACTACTCGGATTCCGCGAGACTCCATACTCTCAGCGGCGTGGTGCCCGGACGCACCACCCATCCCCATGCGCACAACTTCGGCATCGGCATAGGCTACAAGTTCTAA